The proteins below are encoded in one region of Tessaracoccus aquimaris:
- the folE gene encoding GTP cyclohydrolase I FolE, with amino-acid sequence MAVDERRAAAAVRELLAAIGEDPDREGLQDTPDRVARAWGELAAGYSTDIGDILGTTFDIEHDELVLVKDIELVSMCEHHMLPFTGVAHIGYIPSSNGRVTGLSKLARLVEMYGRRLQVQERLTTQIADALVEHLDARGVIVVVEAEHTCMTMRGVRKPGSRTVTSAVRGQLRNPATRAEAMSLILGR; translated from the coding sequence ATGGCCGTCGACGAGCGGCGCGCGGCAGCGGCGGTGCGGGAACTCCTCGCCGCCATCGGCGAGGACCCGGACCGCGAGGGCTTGCAGGACACCCCCGACCGCGTCGCGCGCGCCTGGGGTGAGCTGGCGGCAGGCTACTCGACCGACATCGGCGACATCCTCGGCACCACCTTCGACATCGAGCATGACGAGTTGGTGCTGGTCAAGGACATCGAACTGGTCAGCATGTGCGAGCATCACATGCTGCCGTTCACCGGCGTCGCGCACATCGGCTACATCCCGTCGTCCAACGGCCGCGTCACCGGCCTGTCGAAGCTCGCCCGACTCGTCGAGATGTACGGGCGCAGGCTGCAGGTCCAGGAGCGCCTCACCACCCAGATCGCCGACGCGCTTGTCGAGCACCTCGACGCGCGCGGCGTCATCGTCGTCGTCGAGGCAGAGCACACCTGCATGACCATGCGGGGCGTGCGGAAGCCGGGCAGCAGGACCGTCACCTCGGCGGTGCGCGGCCAGTTGCGCAACCCCGCCACCCGCGCCGAGGCCATGAGCCTGATCCTGGGCCGGTGA
- the folK gene encoding 2-amino-4-hydroxy-6-hydroxymethyldihydropteridine diphosphokinase, whose product MSNGPFDIDVDTLGNLRPISKVVLSLGSNLGDSAAILQEAVDFLAETPDLMLVDVSPVYQTKPVGSVEQEDFLNLVVVAESTLEPLTILDRAQAIEDNFGRTREVRYGPRTLDIDVIMVGKRISEDNIELPHPRAHERAFVLVPWLDIDPNGEIAGHGPIADLVDDVDIQGVVRREDIVINANTGF is encoded by the coding sequence ATGTCTAACGGCCCCTTCGATATCGACGTCGACACCTTGGGGAACCTGCGTCCGATCTCCAAGGTGGTGCTGAGCCTCGGCTCGAACCTCGGCGACTCGGCCGCGATCCTGCAGGAGGCCGTCGACTTCCTGGCCGAGACCCCTGACCTGATGCTCGTCGACGTGTCGCCGGTCTACCAGACCAAGCCCGTCGGCAGCGTCGAGCAGGAGGACTTCCTGAACCTCGTCGTGGTCGCCGAGTCGACCCTCGAGCCGCTCACGATCCTCGACCGGGCGCAGGCCATCGAGGACAACTTCGGCCGCACCCGCGAGGTCCGCTACGGTCCCCGCACGCTCGACATCGACGTGATCATGGTCGGGAAGCGGATCTCCGAGGACAACATCGAACTGCCGCACCCGCGCGCCCATGAGCGCGCCTTCGTGCTGGTGCCGTGGCTCGACATCGACCCCAACGGTGAGATCGCCGGCCACGGGCCGATCGCGGACCTCGTCGACGACGTCGACATCCAGGGCGTCGTGCGCCGCGAGGACATCGTCATCAACGCGAATACCGGGTTTTGA
- the folB gene encoding dihydroneopterin aldolase — translation MFEHERREGQPFVVDVVLELELDTVSDDLDRTVSYADIADEVESVITGEPRDLIETVAGEIASRCLSHGRVERVTVTVHKPQAPLTQSFSDVSVTISRSRHV, via the coding sequence GTGTTCGAGCACGAACGCCGCGAGGGGCAGCCGTTCGTCGTCGATGTGGTGCTGGAGCTTGAACTGGACACGGTGAGTGACGATCTGGACCGCACGGTGAGCTACGCCGACATCGCGGACGAGGTCGAGTCGGTCATCACCGGCGAGCCGCGCGACCTGATCGAGACGGTCGCGGGCGAGATTGCATCGCGCTGCCTGTCGCATGGCAGAGTTGAGCGCGTCACCGTAACGGTGCATAAGCCACAAGCGCCCCTGACCCAGAGCTTCTCGGATGTTTCCGTCACGATCAGCAGGAGTAGACATGTCTAA
- a CDS encoding DUF3180 domain-containing protein, which translates to MSQRPKLSLTTARQAVISVLAGAVVCWLLLLAFEATGGFPPVVPWSLPITLFLLAVAVGVYSRVLPKRREQHRASSQESFMALSVGKAMVMTGAALAGAHVVYVMRYLQLFDAPLPSQRVIQGTVTILASLCLAAAGIMLERACVIKDDDDQDEHPGSAEPI; encoded by the coding sequence TTGAGTCAGCGCCCCAAGCTCAGTCTCACCACCGCTCGGCAGGCGGTCATCTCGGTCCTCGCCGGTGCGGTGGTGTGTTGGCTGCTGCTGCTCGCCTTCGAGGCCACCGGAGGCTTCCCCCCGGTCGTGCCGTGGTCGCTTCCCATCACGCTGTTCCTGCTCGCCGTTGCCGTCGGCGTCTACTCGCGGGTCCTGCCGAAGCGCCGTGAACAGCACCGCGCCTCCTCGCAGGAGTCGTTCATGGCGCTGAGCGTCGGCAAGGCCATGGTGATGACGGGGGCCGCGCTCGCGGGCGCCCACGTCGTCTACGTGATGCGCTACCTGCAACTCTTCGACGCGCCGCTGCCGTCCCAGCGCGTCATTCAGGGCACCGTGACGATCCTCGCGTCGCTGTGTCTCGCGGCCGCGGGCATCATGCTGGAGAGGGCCTGCGTCATCAAGGACGACGACGACCAGGACGAGCACCCAGGCTCGGCCGAACCCATCTGA